In Pseudomonas campi, the sequence AAAGCTCAAGGTCGCCGGTGTGGAGGAGCGTTAGTGTCGGTTGCTCTTGAGTTTCATGGCGTCAGCTACACCTTTCTCGGCAAGGGTAACCAGCTTCGCGCTCTGAGTGATATCAACTTAAATGTTACGGAAGGCGAAGTCTTTGGCTTCGTCGGCCCCAATGGTGCTGGTAAGTCCACCACCATCAAGGTGATGCTCGACATCATCAATGATTATCAGGGGCAGGTCAGTATCTACGGGGTGGATGCACGGCGTGCTGAGGCACGTCAGCCGCTGGCGTTTGTGCCTGAGTCCCCTGCGCTCTACGAACAGTTCACCCCGCTGGAAATCCTGCGTATGGCGCTGTCCATGTATGGCATCAAGCGCAAGGATGCCAAAGCTTGGTGCATGTCTGTACTGGAGCGTTTTTCCGTAGCTGAGAACGCCAACAGGCGTATCCGTGAACTTTCCAAAGGAAATGTGCAGCGAGTGGCCCTGGCACATGCCATGGTCGTTCAGCCTAAGTTGCTGGTGCTGGATGAGCCGCTTTCTGGTCT encodes:
- a CDS encoding ABC transporter ATP-binding protein — its product is MSVALEFHGVSYTFLGKGNQLRALSDINLNVTEGEVFGFVGPNGAGKSTTIKVMLDIINDYQGQVSIYGVDARRAEARQPLAFVPESPALYEQFTPLEILRMALSMYGIKRKDAKAWCMSVLERFSVAENANRRIRELSKGNVQRVALAHAMVVQPKLLVLDEPLSGLDPVGRKDVVDILNEYKKEGGAIFFTSHVLHDVERIADRFGFINKGELLTVRSPRELAAERADCLLVRFNARAGFEPAAKCLREGEFEFEVMQADLPAFITRLNMAGGHVLTVKPAVSLETVFFKILEDAERQKMQVAV